Proteins encoded in a region of the Zea mays cultivar B73 chromosome 2, Zm-B73-REFERENCE-NAM-5.0, whole genome shotgun sequence genome:
- the LOC107546774 gene encoding uncharacterized protein LOC107546774, which yields MSPGAGTAKKRLGVGAVAGGGFALGCGCRDAKAVAVAVASSSVSPYSAATSATETTTSTATTATWRRARTTTHPSSASGSTGTLTVPSASSSSFPWEDMDAEGDGEEVDCKRESSAATTSFSGLLRQLNELEQSVVSWGRKSASKDYLSPPPPPPLPARSSAKQRAVHSGGGDSKEGHGNFSPPPQALRPFQFQTTQQHRKSKSMDKDKAARQVEVVHSKQPPPPPPPPPPSLSVPPEQLKVKSTDDKGCKKEAANVSPAPQAPNHRKARSCDAGAGTGPGPARLDGSVAVAVVKQSDDPLSDFRRSMVNMIVENRIATCDELRDLLRHFLALNAPHHHDAILRAFTEIWDEAFSAKTARGHREPVVATRTTTPPRPRPRAPTPPRRRHAPPPPAWR from the coding sequence ATGAGCCCCGGCGCCGGTACTGCCAAGAAGCGTCTCGGCGTTGGCGCCGTCGCCGGCGGGGGGTTCGCGCTCGGGTGCGGCTGCAGGGACGCCAAGGccgtggcggtggcggtggcatcGTCGTCCGTGTCACCCTACTCTGCCGCCACCAGCGCCACGGAGACGACGACATCGACGGCGACGACCGCGACGTGGCGCAGGGCGAGGACGACGACGCACCCGTCGTCGGCGTCCGGGTCCACGGGCACGCTCACCGTGCCCtccgcgtcgtcgtcgtccttcccGTGGGAGGACATGGACGCCGAGGGCGATGGCGAGGAGGTGGACTGCAAGAGGGAGAGCTCGGCGGCCACGACGAGCTTCTCCGGCCTGCTGCGCCAGCTCAACGAGCTCGAGCAGAGCGTCGTGTCGTGGGGGCGGAAGAGCGCCAGCAAGGATTACTTGtcgccgcctccgccgccgccgttaCCAGCGCGGTCATCAGCGAAGCAACGAGCTGTGCACAGCGGTGGCGGCGACAGCAAAGAAGGTCACGGCAACTTCTCTCCGCCGCCGCAGGCGCTGCGTCCTTTCCAGTTCCAGACTACGCAGCAGCACCGGAAGTCAAAGAGCATGGACAAGGACAAAGCAGCAAGACAAGTTGAAGTGGTCCACTCCAagcaaccgccgccgccgccgccaccaccacctccatcATTGTCAGTACCGCCGGAGCAGCTCAAGGTGAAGAGCACGGACGACAAAGGCTGCAAGAAAGAAGCCGCCAACGTTTCCCCGGCACCGCAGGCCCCGAACCACCGGAAAGCAAGAAGCTGCGACGCCGGCGCCGGCACTGGCCCCGGCCCCGCGAGGCTCGACGGGagcgtggccgtggccgtggtgAAGCAGTCCGACGACCCGCTGAGCGACTTCCGGCGCTCCATGGTGAACATGATCGTGGAGAACCGGATCGCGACGTGCGACGAGCTCCGCGACCTGCTCCGCCACTTCCTCGCGCTGAACGCGCCGCACCACCACGACGCCATCCTCCGGGCCTTCACCGAGATCTGGGACGAGGCGTTCTCCGCCAAGACGGCCCGCGGCCACCGAGAGCCCGTCGTCGCCACCAGGACGACGACTCCGCCGCGGCCGCGGCCCAGGGCAccgacgccgccgcgccgccggcaCGCCCCGCCTCCGCCGGCATGGCGCTAA